In the genome of Natronorubrum sediminis, one region contains:
- a CDS encoding ABC transporter ATP-binding protein yields MSKHTLQQDAHSTDRPRTDEAELPTAVRLAGVTHEYGSSGARGASGPDRTVTALEDVSFDVRAGEIVGFEGPSGSGKSTILHAVSGLLVPSSGTIELLGTPLEGRSSRQRTRLRREHVGIVFQRFHLLPSLSARANVALPLVQAGLPRTVRRERAETLLERVGLAERITHLPGELSGGERQRVAIARALVTDPDVIVADEPTGELDTETGADVLELLTDIGRDRAVLVASHDEPTLAVADRVITLRDGRVVSDGS; encoded by the coding sequence ATGAGCAAGCACACGCTGCAACAGGACGCGCACTCGACCGACCGACCGCGTACCGACGAGGCCGAGCTACCGACTGCCGTTCGTCTCGCGGGCGTCACCCACGAGTACGGCTCGAGTGGGGCTCGCGGAGCTTCGGGGCCTGATCGGACCGTAACCGCGCTCGAGGACGTGTCGTTCGACGTCCGCGCCGGCGAAATCGTCGGCTTCGAGGGGCCAAGCGGCAGCGGAAAGTCGACGATCCTACACGCCGTTTCGGGGCTATTAGTCCCCTCTTCTGGAACCATCGAGTTGCTCGGAACGCCACTCGAGGGTCGTTCCAGTCGGCAGCGAACCCGGCTTCGACGCGAGCACGTCGGCATCGTGTTTCAGCGATTTCACCTGCTCCCCTCCCTCTCTGCGCGTGCGAACGTCGCGTTGCCACTCGTCCAGGCGGGACTGCCGAGAACCGTCCGTCGCGAGCGGGCCGAAACGTTGCTCGAGCGCGTCGGGCTCGCCGAACGGATCACCCATCTACCGGGAGAACTCAGCGGCGGCGAACGCCAGCGCGTCGCGATCGCGCGAGCGCTCGTGACCGACCCGGACGTCATCGTCGCCGACGAGCCGACGGGCGAACTCGATACCGAAACTGGCGCAGACGTCCTCGAGTTGCTGACGGATATCGGCCGTGATCGGGCAGTACTGGTCGCCTCCCACGACGAACCGACGCTCGCCGTCGCCGACCGCGTAATCACCCTACGCGATGGACGGGTGGTTTCCGATGGCAGCTGA
- a CDS encoding rhomboid family intramembrane serine protease, with protein MLSIGTLFAIILSVLTVGTILASVVIVDRLHDSEEGWVDSARSRLVMGVPWGSLIVIGLVCGVYLFVQDSISSINDPVTIPYRAYSYFYPLGMLTSSFSHASASHLMGNLAGAMVLAPIAEYAWGHYPNERATERFSWWPTTPWIRAVVVFPLVVVGLTLVTSLFALGPVIGFSGVVFAFAAFAIVHYPIVSLVGILGVQGALVTTYQALQSPIGVFVAQPSPPSAPSWAGIAIQGHALGFFLGLVLGIGLLRLRSRQPNARWVWLGVLLFAFAQGLWQIYWFGGENVYYLFRGPGVFLVFVLALVITVAIAGSEKPIVPGRLRSRSSPTDRNRSNGPLERSLELARRSGERAPSPTGRLERIETIAGGPSSSGRSRFATLGQRQTGTVLVVVVLAILAGMAVPVNLFVLEDATPESDSAVEIEDYTVQYAEDVENEMTTPFAIGPLQDAISLESSGVIVASEERQLWSEAIPAQNLEFSGSDSVDVGSVGWRETVHVERTGWEPVGNDSVYQVELWADGEDPQMAHESNESRADVQLEGQNVTLASTDGTFEFVVESTETGDVETTPIPDGNESTTAGTLTFERESDTDDDAAETIYAIADGTEVAVASEETYE; from the coding sequence ATGTTGTCGATCGGAACGCTCTTCGCGATCATCCTCTCCGTACTCACGGTGGGGACCATCCTCGCGTCGGTGGTAATCGTCGATCGGTTGCACGATTCCGAGGAGGGGTGGGTAGATAGTGCCCGCTCGAGGCTCGTGATGGGTGTTCCGTGGGGGTCGCTGATCGTCATCGGACTCGTCTGTGGCGTCTACTTGTTCGTCCAAGACAGCATCTCGTCGATCAACGATCCGGTGACGATTCCCTACCGTGCGTATTCGTACTTCTACCCCCTGGGGATGCTCACGTCCTCGTTTTCACACGCGTCCGCGAGTCATCTCATGGGGAACCTCGCTGGTGCGATGGTGCTCGCCCCGATAGCGGAGTACGCGTGGGGTCACTACCCGAACGAACGAGCGACGGAGCGGTTCTCGTGGTGGCCGACCACCCCCTGGATCCGGGCGGTGGTTGTCTTCCCGCTCGTCGTCGTCGGTCTCACGCTCGTGACGAGTCTCTTCGCGCTCGGACCGGTGATCGGCTTTTCGGGAGTCGTCTTCGCCTTCGCCGCGTTCGCGATCGTGCACTATCCGATCGTCTCGCTCGTCGGCATCCTCGGCGTTCAGGGGGCGCTCGTGACCACCTACCAGGCGCTCCAATCGCCGATCGGCGTCTTCGTCGCCCAGCCCAGTCCGCCGTCGGCACCCTCGTGGGCCGGAATCGCGATACAGGGCCATGCACTCGGGTTCTTCCTCGGACTCGTTCTCGGTATCGGGCTCCTACGCCTTCGAAGCCGACAGCCTAACGCCCGCTGGGTCTGGCTCGGCGTCCTCCTCTTCGCGTTCGCACAGGGACTCTGGCAGATCTACTGGTTCGGCGGCGAGAACGTCTACTACCTCTTCAGAGGGCCCGGTGTGTTCCTCGTTTTCGTCCTCGCGCTCGTGATCACCGTCGCCATCGCCGGCTCCGAGAAACCGATCGTGCCGGGACGGCTCAGGTCGCGAAGTAGTCCCACCGACCGAAATCGCTCGAACGGCCCCCTCGAGCGATCGCTCGAACTCGCCCGCCGGTCTGGCGAACGTGCCCCATCGCCGACCGGCCGACTCGAGCGAATCGAAACGATCGCCGGCGGGCCGAGCTCGAGCGGCCGAAGTCGGTTCGCGACACTCGGGCAGCGACAGACGGGAACCGTCCTCGTCGTCGTCGTGCTGGCGATCCTCGCGGGTATGGCCGTTCCGGTCAATCTCTTCGTCCTCGAGGATGCCACACCGGAATCCGACTCGGCCGTCGAAATTGAGGACTACACGGTGCAGTACGCCGAGGACGTCGAAAACGAAATGACGACTCCGTTCGCCATCGGTCCGCTTCAGGACGCCATTTCCCTCGAGTCGAGTGGCGTCATCGTCGCGAGCGAGGAGCGACAACTCTGGTCCGAAGCGATTCCCGCACAGAACCTCGAATTCTCCGGCTCCGATTCGGTCGACGTCGGCAGCGTCGGGTGGCGAGAAACCGTCCACGTCGAACGCACCGGCTGGGAACCGGTCGGTAACGATTCCGTCTATCAGGTCGAACTCTGGGCGGACGGCGAGGATCCCCAGATGGCTCACGAGTCGAACGAATCGCGAGCAGACGTCCAACTCGAGGGCCAGAACGTGACGCTCGCGTCGACGGACGGGACGTTCGAATTCGTCGTCGAATCGACCGAAACAGGCGATGTCGAAACGACGCCAATTCCGGACGGCAACGAATCGACGACGGCCGGCACGCTCACGTTCGAACGCGAGAGCGATACAGACGACGATGCGGCCGAGACGATCTATGCAATCGCCGACGGGACAGAGGTTGCTGTGGCGAGCGAAGAGACGTACGAGTAG
- a CDS encoding DNA-directed RNA polymerase subunit L: protein MELRVTESSENELSIEIAGEDHTFMNVLKGTLLEHDDVTAATYDVNPEQSGGQTEPILTLKTVSGADPIDTLEDAAGDVRDKAISFRETFEAAA from the coding sequence ATGGAACTGCGGGTCACCGAGAGTAGCGAGAACGAACTCTCGATCGAAATCGCCGGCGAGGATCACACCTTCATGAACGTGCTCAAGGGAACGCTGCTCGAACACGACGACGTCACCGCCGCAACGTACGACGTCAACCCCGAACAGTCGGGTGGGCAGACAGAGCCAATTCTCACGCTCAAGACCGTCTCCGGAGCCGACCCGATCGACACGCTCGAGGACGCTGCGGGCGACGTTCGCGACAAAGCGATCTCCTTCCGCGAAACGTTCGAAGCGGCCGCGTAA